A genomic stretch from Aedes albopictus strain Foshan chromosome 2, AalbF5, whole genome shotgun sequence includes:
- the LOC134288186 gene encoding uncharacterized protein LOC134288186, producing MQEVVEIHSHGGFHIRNFRSNSSVVLDSVGEENASNVCSLALQQTEKSERVLGLLWTPREDFLGFSTMMPVDIQRVISTGIAPTKRQVLKCLMSFYDPLGLLALFTVQGKIILQAIWRSNIQWDQRVGAVLQTRWQKWIQILDDVKQLQVPRCYFEQATSQHYQHVQLHIFVDASEDAYAAVAYFRVVDLQGRARCSLVAAKTKVAPIKPISIPRLELQAAVLGVRLMKWVVEGHSIRIERKVFWSDSCTVLSWIYSNNRRYKQFVAVRIGEIMTKTNVEDWRYVPSKTNIADAATKWGKGPDLNPDGAWFKGPTFLEDRETKWPNIPTLKEDDVEVRPAYIHQEIPVTKLVIDLERFSNWNRLLRTAAYVHRFINNSRMKCSSTTPQSTYLSQEELDEALKYLIRAVQWEAFTDEMATVTFNLLSPNGEPRTLDRSSNLYQLSPMLDERGILRVDSRIQAAKNISAETKQPVILPRKHKLTYLIIDSFHRKFLHGCPETVVNEIRQLYHVPKLRTVVKTVAKNCQMCRVKRAQPHVPRMAPLPSARLASFVRPFSYVGLDLFGPLLVKVGRSNAKRWIALFTCLTIRAVHLEVVYSLSTESCVMSVRRFVSRRGSPVEIHSDNGTNFKGADRLLREQMQNIKGVMAETFTNTTTKWVFIPPSAPHMGGAWERMVRSVKVAMEAANGGRRLDDEGLLTLAVEAEGIVNSRPLTYLPLDAEEAEALTPNHFILGSSSGVKQPAANPVDSGVALRNTWGQIQFQMDVFWKRWTREYLPTLTRRVKWFGEVRPIAVGDLVLVVEEGKRNGWARGRICEVYEGRDGRIRQALVQTSGGLIRRPVSKLAILDVAQVGKTGPGASGDQCYGEESVQNWEHCADRSTTAPEVQPLTTGEYGNYLCQAGISYGPTSLSST from the coding sequence ATGCAGGAAGTTGTGGAGATTCATTCCCATGGCGGGTTCCATATCCGGAACTTTCGGTCGAACAGCTCTGTGGTGTTGGACAGTGTGGGTGAAGAGAATGCATCGAACGTTTGCAGTTTGGCTTTGCAGCAAACCGAAAAGTCTGAACGGGTCCTGGGGCTGTTGTGGACTCCACGCGAGGATTTTCTTGGGTTTTCAACAATGATGCCGGTTGACATACAAAGAGTTATATCTACGGGCATTGCTCCCACCAAACGCCAAGTTCTCAAATGTCTTATGAGCTTTTACGATCCTTTGGGGTTGTTAGCCCTATTTACGGTGCAGGGAAAAATTATCCTTCAGGCCATCTGGCGCAGCAATATCCAATGGGATCAACGAGTTGGTGCAGTTCTTCAAACACGTTGGCAGAAGTGGATACAAATACTGGATGATGTAAAACAACTGCAGGTCCCACGGTGTTACTTCGAGCAAGCAACTTCGCAACACTACCAACATGTTCAACTCCACATATTTGTCGATGCCAGCGAAGATGCTTACGCGGCCGTGGCATACTTTCGCGTAGTCGATCTACAGGGAAGGGCGAGGTGTTCGTTAGTGGCTGCTAAAACCAAGGTGGCACCAATAAAACCAATATCCATACCTCGTCTTGAGCTGCAGGCAGCAGTTCTTGGAGTACGTCTGATGAAATGGGTCGTCGAAGGTCATTCCATACGAATCGAACGAAAGGTGTTTTGGTCAGATTCCTGCACGGTCCTATCCTGGATCTACTCTAACAATCGACGTTACAAACAATTTGTAGCTGTTCGCATTGGCGAGATAATGACCAAAACCAACGTAGAGGACTGGAGATACGTGCCGTCGAAGACGAACATAGCCGATGCTGCAACGAAGTGGGGGAAGGGTCCTGATCTCAACCCGGACGGAGCTTGGTTCAAAGGACCAACATTCCTGGAAGATAGAGAAACGAAATGGCCCAATATTCCAACATTGAAGGAAGATGACGTAGAAGTTCGCCCTGCCTATATACATCAAGAAATACCGGTAACGAAACTTGTAATCGACCTGGAAAGATTTTCTAACTGGAATCGGCTGCTACGAACTGCAGCGTACGTACACCGGTTCATCAACAACAGCCGAATGAAATGCTCCAGCACAACACCGCAGTCCACGTATCTTTCTCAGGAAGAATTGGATGAAGCCCTAAAGTACCTGATCCGTGCCGTCCAATGGGAAGCTTTCACGGACGAGATGGCGACCGTAACTTTCAATCTGCTAAGTCCTAATGGAGAACCGAGAACGTTGGATAGATCAAGTAACCTATACCAGCTATCACCAATGCTCGATGAACGTGGAATACTACGTGTGGATAGTAGAATACAGGCCGCAAAAAATATATCAGCCGAGACAAAGCAGCCTGTCATCCTGCCGAGAAAACATAAGTTAACCTATCTCATCATCGACTCCTTCCACCGAAAGTTCCTACATGGATGCCCCGAAACCGTAGTCAACGAGATAAGACAACTGTACCATGTCCCGAAGCTGCGCACCGTTGTCAAGACTGTTGCGAAGAACTGCCAAATGTGTAGAGTAAAGCGAGCCCAACCACACGTGCCAAGAATGGCTCCACTTCCGTCTGCACGTCTAGCGTCGTTCGTAAGGCCGTTTAGCTACGTGGGGTTAGATCTGTTCGGCCCTCTTCTGGTCAAAGTCGGTAGAAGTAATGCCAAAAGGTGGATTGCATTGTTTACCTGCTTGACAATACGGGCTGTCCATTTGGAGGTCGTCTACAGCCTTTCTACTGAGTCCTGCGTGATGAGCGTACGCCGATTCGTTAGCCGTCGTGGATCGCCAGTAGAAATTCATTCGGACAATGGAACAAACTTCAAAGGCGCCGACAGATTGTTGAGGGAACAAATGCAGAACATCAAGGGAGTAATGGCAGAAACGTTCACCAATACAACTACAAAATGGGTCTTCATCCCTCCGAGTGCCCCACACATGGGCGGAGCATGGGAGCGGATGGTCCGCTCCGTAAAAGTGGCCATGGAAGCAGCTAATGGGGGACGGAGATTGGACGACGAAGGGCTGTTAACACTGGCAGTTGAGGCAGAAGGAATCGTGAATTCCAGACCGCTGACATATCTCCCGTTGGATGCAGAGGAGGCAGAGGCCCTTACCCCAAATCATTTTATCCTGGGTAGCTCAAGCGGTGTAAAGCAGCCAGCAGCGAACCCAGTGGACAGTGGAGTCGCTCTACGAAACACCTGGGGACAGATCCAATTTCAGATGGATGTTTTCTGGAAACGGTGGACGCGTGAGTACCTTCCAACACTCACGCGACGCGTCAAATGGTTCGGGGAAGTAAGGCCGATAGCGGTCGGAGACTTAGTATTAGTCGTAGAAGAAGGAAAGAGAAATGGTTGGGCAAGAGGTCGCATTTGTGAGGTCTATGAAGGGAGAGATGGTAGAATTCGACAAGCTTTGGTTCAAACGAGTGGGGGTCTGATTCGTAGACCAGTCTCTAAGTTAGCAATCCTGGATGTGGCGCAGGTCGGTAAAACTGGACCCGGAGCATCCGGGGACCAGTGTTACGGGGAGGAGAGTGTGCAGAACTGGGAACACTGCGCAGATAGGTCCACTACAGCGCCAGAAGTTCAGCCGTTGACAACCGGCGAGTACGGAAACTACCTGTGTCAAGCTGGCATCTCCTACGGCCCGACTTCACTTTCGTCTACATGA